The proteins below are encoded in one region of Engystomops pustulosus chromosome 8, aEngPut4.maternal, whole genome shotgun sequence:
- the TMEM177 gene encoding transmembrane protein 177 translates to MALPLFLKFCVFTRQHRGKLLGASSLGLFTVNLSYHIFPEQTFRRLYQSWSKGEPAPLTAKLRDLFSDILEETRLGSSGFTPFAAYGFQPVSAGVPRLPGGCLIGIPANYNSTEEDGAGTSDRLLVINGQEVDWASEPGAALRDTLTLSANAQKFSLAREAIHAQTCGPILQASVAPVCLAGVCVSSVGIKQLLGLYAGPILLRGVFNALAVLLGFTGYFLSYDAVSQWLDYRSDRKAAAVSKAYAQGGLEFYEKILARNRLLRGIMGKQGETMYAPSGNLFPKNKLRLKHAPYTSRRDQILHVLEQQQE, encoded by the coding sequence ATGGCGTTGCCCCTCTTCTTGAAGTTTTGTGTCTTCACTCGGCAGCATCGGGGGAAGCTTCTTGGGGCGTCTTCCCTCGGACTCTTCACAGTGAACCTCTCCTACCACATTTTCCCGGAGCAGACCTTCAGACGCTTGTACCAGAGCTGGTCTAAGGGCGAGCCGGCGCCCCTCACTGCCAAACTGCGGGACCTGTTCAGCGACATCCTGGAGGAGACACGTCTGGGCTCTTCAGGGTTCACCCCCTTTGCCGCATACGGCTTTCAGCCGGTCAGTGCTGGGGTCCCGAGGCTCCCCGGTGGATGCTTGATCGGAATTCCTGCAAATTATAACAGCACGGAGGAGGACGGAGCCGGGACCAGTGACCGCCTTCTGGTGATCAATGGGCAGGAGGTGGACTGGGCCAGCGAGCCGGGGGCCGCTCTACGAGACACCCTGACCTTATCAGCAAATGCCCAAAAATTCTCCCTGGCCCGGGAAGCCATTCACGCCCAGACCTGTGGCCCCATTCTGCAGGCGTCAGTGGCCCCGGTCTGCTTAGCCGGGGTCTGCGTCTCCAGTGTGGGCATCAAGCAGCTGCTCGGTCTGTACGCGGGGCCCATCTTACTGAGGGGggtcttcaatgccctggcggtCCTCCTGGGATTTACAGGTTACTTCTTATCCTACGATGCTGTCAGTCAGTGGCTGGACTACCGGTCAGATAGGAAAGCGGCCGCAGTCTCTAAGGCTTATGCCCAGGGTGGGCTGGAGTTCTATGAGAAGATACTGGCCCGTAATAGGCTATTGCGGGGGATTATGGGTAAACAGGGTGAGACCATGTATGCTCCAAGCGGCAACCTCTTCCCCAAAAATAAACTGAGGCTAAAGCACGCGCCTTACACCTCCCGGAGAGACCAGATCCTCCACGTcctggagcagcagcaggagtga